In Nitrospirota bacterium, the DNA window AGTAGCCATAAACCCGTCCTCCTTCTATACAGCCATATTATATTGAAGTATACCACACAGAAAACTTATTTTATGCGCAATCTATATTCAAAGATGAGGACTTCCAGAAAGAAATATTGTGGCGTGATATTATTGCTATGTAAGTTTCTTTTTCACAATCTCATTCACAATCTGGGGATTTGCCTTGCCTTTTGTGAGCTTCATAATCTGACCTACAAAAAAGCCTAAGAGTTTTTCATCCCCTGCCTTAAATCGTTCAACTTCTTTGGGATTTTTTGCAACTACCTCATCAACAGCCTTTTCTATTTCTGATGTATCGCTTATCTGAATGAGTCCTTTTTCTTTTACAATAGTTTCTGCGTCTTTGCACGTTTTATACATCTCTTCAAACACAGTCTTTGCAATCTTTCCGCTGATTGTGCCGTTGTCCATGAGCTTTAGCATCTCAGTAAGCTGTTTTGGTTTTAACTGGCATTCCTCTATGGATTTATTCTCTTCATTCAGGAGTTTTGCCAGCTCGCCCATCATCCAGTTTGCCACTGCCTTTGGCTGTCCGCCTGACCTTACTGCTTCTTCAAACCACTCAGCAAGAGTTTTCTCAGATGTCAATAAATCCGCATCGTATTCAGACAATCCATATTCAGATGCAAATCTTTTCCTCTTGGCATCAGGAAGTTCAGGCAAAGACGCCTTAAGCCCATCAATCCATTTCTGCTCAACTGTTATCGGCACAAGGTCCGGCTCAGGGAAATAATGGTAGTCATGCGCCTCTTCCTTGCCGCGCATGGATTCTGTAATTCCTTTGTTTGAATCCCATAACCTTGTTTCCTGAATAATTTTCCTGCCTTCTTCAATAACTTTAATCTGACGTTTTATCTCATATTCAAGCGCCTTTTCAACAAATTTAAATGAATTGATGTTCTTGACCTCTGCTCTTGTGCCGTATTCTTTTTGTCCGACAGGCCTGATGGATACATTTGCATCGCATCTTAAGGAGCCCTGCTCCATGTTCCCATCGCATACTCCGAGATACCTCAGGATTGCCCTGAGTTTTTTCATGTATTCCGCTGCCTCTCTCGGACTTCTTATATCAGGCTCGGATACAATCTCCATCAATGGCACTCCAGCCCTGTTGAGGTCAACGAAGCTGTAGTTCCCTGCACCCTCGTGGATGTTCTTTCCGGCATCCTCTTCCATGTGAATCCTTGTTATGCCGATTCTTTTAATCTCAGCGTCAACAACAATCTCAATAAAACCATGCTCGCATATCGGAAGTTCATACTGGCTTATCTGATAGCCTTTTGGAAGGTCTGGATAAAAATAATTCTTTCGCGCAAACCTGCTGTAAGAAGAAATCTTGCAGTTAGTTGCCAAGCCTGTCTTTGTTGCGAACTCTATTGCTTTTTTATTTAAAACAGGAAGCACACCCGGCATGCCTATGCACACAGGGCATGTCTGTGTGTTTGGCTCCGAGCCGAATCTTGTGGAGCAGCCGCAGAATATTTTGCTGTCCGTCAGCATCTGAGCATGAACTTCAAGGCCTATCACCGCTTCGTATTTCATAAATTCGGCTTCCTCTTATGCCAGTCTGTTGATTGTTCATAAGCGTATGCTGCTTTCAGAATGCTCTCCTCGTCAAAGTGCTTCCCGATAATCTGCAAACCAATTGGAAGATTGTTTGATGTGAATCCGCACGGGATTGAGATTGCAGGTATTCCTGCAAGGTTTACAGAGATTGTGAATATGTCAGAGAGATACATCTGCAGCGGGTCGTCTGTCTTTTCTCCTGATTTAAACGCCGCTGTCGGAGATGTGGGTGTGACAATCATATCAACGCTATTAAACACCTTTTCAAAATCCGCTTTTATCAAGGTCCTTGCCTGCTGCGCCTTTTTGTAATAAGCATCGTAATAGCCTGACGAGAGCGCATAAGTCCCAAGCATTATCCTTCTTTTCACCTCAGCCCCAAATCCCTGAGCCCGTGTGTTCATATACATTTCCATCAGGTCTTTGCCTGCTGCCCTGAAACCGTATTTAACGCCGTCATATCTCGCGAGATTGGATGAAGCCTCTGATGTTGCAAGCACATAGTAAGCTGCAACCGCATATTCTGTGTGCGGTAAAGATATCTCAACAGGTATTGCGCCGAGGGATTCAAGCTTCTTGATGGCAGTTTTAACGGATTCTTCTATTTCCCTGTCCATTCCTTTAATAAAATATTCCTTTGGAATACCTATCTTTAACCCTTTAATTTCGCTTCCCAGTACTTTCGTGAAATCAGGAACAGCAACAGGCGCAGATGTGGAATCAAAAGGGTCTTTCCCTGAAATTATATTCAGCAGTATGGCTGAGTCTTTTACATTTTTTGTGATGGGCCCTATCTGGTCTAATGATGATGCAAATGCAACAAGTCCGTATCTTGAAACCCTTCCGTAAGTAGGCTTTAACCCTACTACGCCGCACAATGCCGCCGGCTGTCTTATTGAGCCGCCTGTGTCGGAACCGAGAGCGGCAATACATTCATCTGCAGCAACCGCTGCTGCAGAGCCTCCGCTTGAACCGCCCGGAATTCTTTCAATATCCCATGGATTTCTTGTTGTGAAGAAACCCGAATTCTCAGTTGACGACCCCATTGCAAATTCATCGAGATTTGTCTTTCCGATTAGTACATACCCATTTTCACTTAGCCTTGACGTTACAGCGCTCTCATAAGGCGGGATAAAGTTTTCGAGGATTTTTGACGAACAGGTAGTGCGTATGCCTTTTGTGCACATGTTATCCTTAATTCCAACCGGAATGCCCTGAACAGTCAAAGGCCCGCCTTCCTTTATCTGCTTTTGAGCAGCATCAGCCATCCCATAAGCCTGCTCTTTTGACAAGGTGACAAATGCCTTTACTTTACTGTCAACAGATTCAATCCTCTGATATATGGAATCCAGAAGTTCCTTTGCAGTGATTTTCCTTTTATCAAGCAGTTCCCTTGCTTCAGAAATGTTAAGCCTGTAAAGTTCCAATTTCCCCCTCTTGGCAATTAGTTTTATAAGTTTAGCATAGAGAACTGAAAGACATCCAGAACATAACCCCTTGCTTTTTTGATTCGTTTGCTGTAACACTATAAATAGTTCAGGTGCTAAAAAGGCTTAATAGGGAATCCTGTTAAATTCAGGAGCGGTCCCGCCGCTGTAATCCCGATTCCGATTGTTTGGTTGGAATTAAAGCCTTTGCCGGTAATATGCCACTGTTCCGATATATGGGGATGGGAAGGCTGGCAAAGGTCGGGAGAGTCAGAAAACCTGCCTGTGAACTACAGTGAATAGTCGTTAGTGAACAGTGAATAGTTTTTGATGTTTGCTATTCACTAAATACTATTCACTATTCACTGAAAAGCCTTTCCGTGGAGGAAGGTGAGGATGAAGTAAATCAGGGTGCAATCCTCTCGTCAGCAGAAATGCGGCGAGAGGATTTTTTATTTTTGGGGGAGTGAATTGATAACATTCATCATCGGCGGAGCAAGAAGCGGAAAAAGTTCGTTTGCCCTGAATCTTGCAAATAATTACACCTCTGCTAAAGAGGGGGTTCGTGGTAGAGACGAAATCTCCTCCACGCCCAAGAAGGCATATATTGCAACTGCACAGGCGCTGGATGATGAGATGAGAGAGAGAATTGAAAAACATAAAAAAGAGCGGCCAGAAGAGTGGATGACATTTGAAGAACCGTTGAATATCACCACATTAATAAAGGATATCCAGGACCAATACGAAGTGATTCTTCTTGACTGCCTGACATTGTGGTTATCTAACCTGATGCTAAACAATTTTGATACCAATAAAGAAATTGAAAGTTTGATTAACGCATTACGCTTAACACCTAACGCTCCACGCATGTTTATTGTCTCAAATGAAGTCGGGATGGGTATTGTCCCTGAAAATGAACTGTCAAGGAGATTCAGGGATTTAGCAGGCTATTTAAACCGGAAGGTTGCTGAGATTGCTGATGAGGCGTATCTTGTGACTGCGGGAATACCGATAAAAATAAAATAACCGTTTTTTGTCATTCCCGCCCCGTATCAAGTACGGGGTAAACTCCGGCGGGAATCCAGAGTTTTTAAATAAGGTGTTGGATTCCGCATCAAGTGCGGAATGACAAATTAAAAAACCTTACAAGGAGGCGCGAATGGAGTTACTAAATACAACCTTAAGCAGCATCAAACTAATAAACAGAGAGTGGTCTGACATTGCGCAAAAACATCTCGACAACCTCACAAAACCGCTCGGCAGCCTCGGAAGGCTTGAGGAGTTTGCAAGAAAATTTGTTGCCATAACAGAAAATAAAAATCCGATACTTGATAAAAAAGTTGTCTTTACCTTTGCCGGCGACCACGGCGTAACAGAGGAAGGAGTTTCTGCTTTTCCAAAAGAAGTAACACAGCAGATGGTATTTAATTTTCTGAGGGGCGGCGCAGGGATAAATGTGCTTGCGCGTCACGCAGGCGCTGATGTTGTCGTTGTGGATATCGGTGTGGACCATGATTTCGGGGAGATTGAGGGGCTTATAAATCTAAAGGTAATAAACGGCACAAAAAACTTCGCAAAAGAACCTGCCATGACAAGAGAGGAAGCAATAAAGTGCATGGAAACAGGAATTGAGCTTGCTGATGGATATGCAAAGAAAGGTTATAAGATATTCGGCACAGGCGATATGGGAATCGGCAACACAACACCGTCAAGCGCCATTGCAGCAGTGCTTACAGGCAGGCCTGTTTCAGAAGTAACCGGCAAAGGCACCGGAATAACTGGTGAATCACTTCAAAACAAGATTAAGGTCATTGAAAAAGGTATTAATCTAAACAAGCCAAACTCTAATGATGCGATAGATGTGCTTTCAAAGGTTGGCGGCGCAGAGATTGGCGGCATCGCAGGGTTAATACTCGGCGCAGCATCAAACAGGATTCCGGTTGTGATTGACGGATTCATATCAACTGCAGGCGCATTAATCGCATATTGCATTGACCCAAAAGTTAAGGATTACATATTTGCAGCGCATAATTCCGTTGAAATAGGGCATAAGGCAATGCTTGATAAAATGGGGCTAATGCCGATACTTGATTTGAATTTAAGGCTCGGTGAAGGAACAGGAGCAGCGCTTGCAATGCTCATGATAGAGGCCGGACTAAAGATATATAAAGAAATGGCGACATTCGGCGAGGCAGGGGTTTCAGAAAAGGCTTAGAGTCCAGAGTTAGGAGTTGCGGGCAAAATGATAAAACAGATGTTACTTGCATTTCAGTTTCTGACGCTAATACCAGTTAAGTCACGCATGACGGTTAATGAGGATGATATTGCAAAAAGCGCATCGGTCTTTGTTATAGTCGGTTTCATTCAGGGAATATTGTTGATAACTGCGGACTATGTATCAGGCATATTTTTCCATCAGGATCTTGTTATTGCAATAGTATTGCTCATGCTTGTGCTGTCAAATGGAGGATTTCATCTTGACGGGCTTGCGGACACGTTTGACGCCATTGCCGTTAAGTCATCAGGTGATTTTGAGAAGGATAAAGAAAAAAGGCTCTCTGTGATGAAAGACAGTTCAACGGGCCCTGCCGGCGTGACAGCGATAGTTTTTATACTGCTGCTGAAGTATTCGGCTCTCAAAAACCTGTCACATTTTCTGCCGTTTACTTATTATTCATCACTGCTTCTTATGCCGGTATTTTCAAAGTGGGCAATGGTTGTGTCAATGCTTCACGGCAAGGCTGCGCGGGAAGATGGTTTGGGGAAAATCTTTATGAACAAAACCGGCTTTAAAGAGACTGCAATTTCTACTTTGCTTCTTATTCTGATATTAATATTAATACAGGCGCTCTCAAGCCGTTATGCTCTTGGAAATCAGCATGTTTTTTATGCGATTCTCTTTGGAGTATTGTATTCTTTCTGCCGCATATCAGTTCATTTCTTTAACAAAAAATTTGGCGGGCTGACAGGGGATACGCTTGGCGCAATAAGCGAGCTTACGGAAATAGCCTTTTTGTTTATGGTGATAATATGGTCACGACTCTCTATTTAATCAGGCACGGCGCAACAGAAGGAAGCGAGACAAAGCGCTATAAAGGAAGTATTGACGTGCCTATGTCTGAAAAGGGAATTGAGCAGATTAAAGGGACATCGGTATTTATACAGAATATGATACAGGATAAAAAAAATCATGAATCGTGCATCCTGCATAGCGCATCTTCTAAGTTATCTGCTGTTTACTGTTCTCCCCTAAGCAGGGCATTAAAAAGTGCTGAGATAATAGCAGAACCATACGATTTAAAGCCCATTGCAATAGAAGACCTGAGAGAAAGAAGCTTTGGTATATGGGAGGGCATGACCTTCACAGAAATAAAAGAGAACTACCCTCAGGAGTTTGAGGCGTGGGCAGGAAATCCCCTCACATACAGCCCTGTTGATGGAGAAAGCACTGTTGAGGTAAGAGAGAGGACAGTAAAGGCGGTGGACAGCCTATTAAGCAATCACAACAGCGAGCATATAGCAATTGTTGCGCATGGCGGCGTGAATAGGATAATCCTCTGCCATATAATGGGAATCCCTCTGGAAAACATATTCAGAATTGAACAGGATTTTGCAGCAGTGAACATAATAGAGTTCTGGGAAAAATATCCGGTTGTAAAACTTTTAAATGGAGCCGCTTGTGGCTAAATCACTGATGATTCAGGGTACAGGCTCCGGCGCAGGGAAAAGCCTGCTCGTTGCCGCCCTATGCAGAATTTTTAAAGACAGCGGAGTAAATGCGGCGCCGTTTAAAGCTCAGAACATGGCATTGAATTCTTATATAACACTTGAGGGCGGAGAGATAGGAAGGGCGCAGGCGCTTCAGGCAGAGGCAGCAAAGATAGAGCCGACAGTTGATATGAATCCCATTCTGCTCAAGGCATCCGGTGAGGCGGGCTCGCAGGTTATTATTCACGGCAAGGTTAACAGCACGATGAAGGCGCGGGAATACTATGCCTTCAAAAAAGAGGCGTGGAAAGCGGTAACAAAATCATTCAACAGGCTTTCCAAAAAACATGAACTGATAATAATGGAAGGCGCGGGAAGCCCTGCGGAAATAAATCTCATGGATGTTGACATTGTGAATATGTCTATTGCGAAACACGCAAAAGCTCCTGTGATTTTAGTCGGTGATATAGATAAGGGCGGTGTGTTTGCATCGCTTTATGGAACCGTTAAACTCCTCGGTAAAGACAGCAGACACATTAAGGCATATGTGATAAATAAATTCCGCGGAGACCTGTCAATTCTCAAGCCCGGGCTTGAAATGATTAACGAAAAGACTGGAAAACCAGTGATAGGCGTATTGCCTTACATTAACAATATAGATTTGCCTGAAGAGGATGGATTATCGCTGCAAAGCAGCAATTCAAAATTTAAAATTCAAAATTTAAAATCAGAAAAGATAAAAATCAAGATAGTTATATTGCACCTTCAATATATTTCCAATTTCACTGATTTTGATCCTTTCATGCATGAGCCTGATGTTGAGATTGTTTATTCCAGAAACCCGGCAGAGATAGAGAATGCTGACATGGTAATTATTCCCGGCTCAAAAAATACCGTAAAAGACCTTATGTTTCTAAAGGAGAGCCGTCTTGATGAAAGCATTAAACAAGCTTTTTCAAAAGGCATACAGATTATGGGCATGTGCGGCGGATACCAGATGCTCGGGAAAAAGATATACGACCCTCACAGCATTGAAAGTCCTCATAAAGAAGCGGATGGATTAGGGCTTCTGAATATAGAGACAACATTTGGAAAAGAAAAGACGACCTGCCAAATAGAGGGAGAATTAGTTAGAAGTTCAGAGTTAGGAGTTAAGAGTTCAGAAAATACAAAAATAACAGGCTATGAGATTCATCTGGGCATCAGCAGAGGAGATATTGGATTATTTAAACTCAGAAGGCTTTCCTCAAACTCGTCACTCATTCTTGATGGTTCGATGAACGGCAACTGCTGGGGGACATATATCCATGGAATCTTTGAGAACGATTCATTCAGAAGGGGGATAATAAATTCTATCAGAGAACAAAGGGGGCTTTCTCCCATTGATTCAACTATAAAGTATTCTGAAATGAAGGAAAAGGCGATTGACAACCTCGCTGATATTGTGAAACAGAATTTAGATATGGCTTTTATAAACAGGATTATCGGGCTATGACAGATTTTCTTCAATATGCCCCAATAATTCTTCTTTTTTCGGCGTTAAGTATTTCTCCTGCCCTTCTGATACTGGCTTTTCTGCTTGACTTTGTCATTGGCGACCCGCGCTGGCTGCCGCATCCTGTAAGAATGATGGGAGGAACAATAAGCAGAACAGAAATATATCTGAGAAAATTAAAAGTGAGTGAAAAACTTAAAGGCATCCTTTTAGTAACCACAATTGTTGGAATGACTTTTATTATTACGTGGTTCACAGTTAATATTTTATCGCGTATGTCTTTGACTTCTCACTTCCTGCTTCTCACTTCTTACTTGTTGCTTATTTATCTTACTTCAACCACAATCGCTGTCCGTGAATTAATTAACTCTGCAGGAGCAGTGATTGAAGCTGTAACAAACAGCAGTATTGAATTTGCAAGGGAAAGGCTCTCAATAATTGTTGGACGTGACACCCATGCCCTCACAGAAAAAGAGATACTTAAGGCAACAATGGAGAGCCTCGCTGAAAACCTCTCGGACGGCGTTATAGCTCCTATATTTTATCTCGTTGTCGGAGGGCTTCCGCTTGCCATGGCATATAAGGCGATAAATACGCTTGATTCGATGGTTGGGTATAGGAATGACAAGTATATTCATTTCGGATGGGCTGCAGCCAGACTGGATGATATTGCCAATTATATACCCGCAAGGATAACAGGCCTATTAATTGTTGTGGTATCTTTTTTCGTTTCCCGTTCACTGTTCACTGTTCACTGTTCACTAAAAACAATGCTCCGTGACGGCAGGAAACACTTGAGCCCGAACAGCGGAATGCCTGAGGCTGCGATGGCAGGCGCACTCGGAATCAGAATGGGAGGCCCAGCTGCATACGGAGGTATTGTTATTGAAAAACCATACATCGGCAATGTAAGGACAGAGGACTACAGCAGGGCATCCGCGCAGGCTATAACTATTGTAAAGGCATCCTCTGTTTTAGGCATCGCGACAGCTATCGCAGTCTTACTCTTAAAAGGAGGGGCATGATGCAGGAAACTCACGGAGGGAACATCTATGCCCTTTCAGAAAAATTCCGTCTGAATGAAAAGAACATAATAGATTTCAGCGCTTCTATTAATCCTCTCGGCGTTCCTGAAAGCGTAATTTCAGCGATAAAAGACAATATAAAGTATCTGCATAATTACCCTGATCCAGATGCGAAAAGATTAAGGCTGCAGATAGCAAAGCAACACAAGATAAATCCTGAATCCATCATATGCGGAAACGGCAGCACAGAGCTGATCTACCTTGTGGCCCGTGCATTGAGGCCTGAGAGGGTTCTTATCCCTGCGCCGACATTTTCTGAATATGAGAGGGCATGCGAAATAAGTTGCAAGTTAAAAGTTGAAAGTTACCGGTTGAAACAAGAAAATGACTTTGATATAGATACTGATAAATTTATACAAAAAATGAAAGGCTGCGATGTGGCTTTCCTCTGCAATCCCAACAACCCTACAGGCAGGGTGCTTAAAAAAGCTGATGTAATAAAAATTGCAGATGCTTCAAAAAAACTTAAATGTTATCTCGTCGTTGATGAGGCGTTTATAGATTTTGTGCCGGAAGAAAGCGTAATCAAAGAGGTTGCAAAAAATCCCTCTCTGATTGTGCTGAGATCACTAACAAAATTTTATGCCTTGTCCGGCTTAAGAATTGGATACGGAGTATTTCCATTAAATATTACTGAAACCATAAAAAAGCATAAAGAGCCGTGGACAGTGAACACCCTCGCACAAACAGCGGGGATTGCAGCTTTCAAAGATACTGCATTCAAAAAAAAGACCTTCAGGGTAATCAAGCGGGAAAAAGATTTTCTGGAAAAGGAATTCAAAAGACTGGAGATTAGCTATATCCCGTCACAAGCAAATTATTATTTATTAAGGATAAACCATGCAAAAGAAATAATATCGGCATTGAGGAATAAGGGCATCCTTGTGAGGGATTGTTCCAATTTCAAAGGACTGGACGGGAAACACATAAGAATTGCGGTTAAATCAAGGAAGGACAATATGCGATTACTAAAAGAACTGT includes these proteins:
- the cobS gene encoding adenosylcobinamide-GDP ribazoletransferase is translated as MIKQMLLAFQFLTLIPVKSRMTVNEDDIAKSASVFVIVGFIQGILLITADYVSGIFFHQDLVIAIVLLMLVLSNGGFHLDGLADTFDAIAVKSSGDFEKDKEKRLSVMKDSSTGPAGVTAIVFILLLKYSALKNLSHFLPFTYYSSLLLMPVFSKWAMVVSMLHGKAAREDGLGKIFMNKTGFKETAISTLLLILILILIQALSSRYALGNQHVFYAILFGVLYSFCRISVHFFNKKFGGLTGDTLGAISELTEIAFLFMVIIWSRLSI
- a CDS encoding threonine-phosphate decarboxylase, which gives rise to MMQETHGGNIYALSEKFRLNEKNIIDFSASINPLGVPESVISAIKDNIKYLHNYPDPDAKRLRLQIAKQHKINPESIICGNGSTELIYLVARALRPERVLIPAPTFSEYERACEISCKLKVESYRLKQENDFDIDTDKFIQKMKGCDVAFLCNPNNPTGRVLKKADVIKIADASKKLKCYLVVDEAFIDFVPEESVIKEVAKNPSLIVLRSLTKFYALSGLRIGYGVFPLNITETIKKHKEPWTVNTLAQTAGIAAFKDTAFKKKTFRVIKREKDFLEKEFKRLEISYIPSQANYYLLRINHAKEIISALRNKGILVRDCSNFKGLDGKHIRIAVKSRKDNMRLLKELSNFLDVIPAKAGIQKTNKLDSASSAE
- the cobT gene encoding nicotinate-nucleotide--dimethylbenzimidazole phosphoribosyltransferase; translated protein: MELLNTTLSSIKLINREWSDIAQKHLDNLTKPLGSLGRLEEFARKFVAITENKNPILDKKVVFTFAGDHGVTEEGVSAFPKEVTQQMVFNFLRGGAGINVLARHAGADVVVVDIGVDHDFGEIEGLINLKVINGTKNFAKEPAMTREEAIKCMETGIELADGYAKKGYKIFGTGDMGIGNTTPSSAIAAVLTGRPVSEVTGKGTGITGESLQNKIKVIEKGINLNKPNSNDAIDVLSKVGGAEIGGIAGLILGAASNRIPVVIDGFISTAGALIAYCIDPKVKDYIFAAHNSVEIGHKAMLDKMGLMPILDLNLRLGEGTGAALAMLMIEAGLKIYKEMATFGEAGVSEKA
- the gatB gene encoding Asp-tRNA(Asn)/Glu-tRNA(Gln) amidotransferase subunit GatB; translation: MKYEAVIGLEVHAQMLTDSKIFCGCSTRFGSEPNTQTCPVCIGMPGVLPVLNKKAIEFATKTGLATNCKISSYSRFARKNYFYPDLPKGYQISQYELPICEHGFIEIVVDAEIKRIGITRIHMEEDAGKNIHEGAGNYSFVDLNRAGVPLMEIVSEPDIRSPREAAEYMKKLRAILRYLGVCDGNMEQGSLRCDANVSIRPVGQKEYGTRAEVKNINSFKFVEKALEYEIKRQIKVIEEGRKIIQETRLWDSNKGITESMRGKEEAHDYHYFPEPDLVPITVEQKWIDGLKASLPELPDAKRKRFASEYGLSEYDADLLTSEKTLAEWFEEAVRSGGQPKAVANWMMGELAKLLNEENKSIEECQLKPKQLTEMLKLMDNGTISGKIAKTVFEEMYKTCKDAETIVKEKGLIQISDTSEIEKAVDEVVAKNPKEVERFKAGDEKLLGFFVGQIMKLTKGKANPQIVNEIVKKKLT
- the gatA gene encoding Asp-tRNA(Asn)/Glu-tRNA(Gln) amidotransferase subunit GatA; the encoded protein is MELYRLNISEARELLDKRKITAKELLDSIYQRIESVDSKVKAFVTLSKEQAYGMADAAQKQIKEGGPLTVQGIPVGIKDNMCTKGIRTTCSSKILENFIPPYESAVTSRLSENGYVLIGKTNLDEFAMGSSTENSGFFTTRNPWDIERIPGGSSGGSAAAVAADECIAALGSDTGGSIRQPAALCGVVGLKPTYGRVSRYGLVAFASSLDQIGPITKNVKDSAILLNIISGKDPFDSTSAPVAVPDFTKVLGSEIKGLKIGIPKEYFIKGMDREIEESVKTAIKKLESLGAIPVEISLPHTEYAVAAYYVLATSEASSNLARYDGVKYGFRAAGKDLMEMYMNTRAQGFGAEVKRRIMLGTYALSSGYYDAYYKKAQQARTLIKADFEKVFNSVDMIVTPTSPTAAFKSGEKTDDPLQMYLSDIFTISVNLAGIPAISIPCGFTSNNLPIGLQIIGKHFDEESILKAAYAYEQSTDWHKRKPNL
- the cobD gene encoding cobalamin biosynthesis protein CobD, whose amino-acid sequence is MTDFLQYAPIILLFSALSISPALLILAFLLDFVIGDPRWLPHPVRMMGGTISRTEIYLRKLKVSEKLKGILLVTTIVGMTFIITWFTVNILSRMSLTSHFLLLTSYLLLIYLTSTTIAVRELINSAGAVIEAVTNSSIEFARERLSIIVGRDTHALTEKEILKATMESLAENLSDGVIAPIFYLVVGGLPLAMAYKAINTLDSMVGYRNDKYIHFGWAAARLDDIANYIPARITGLLIVVVSFFVSRSLFTVHCSLKTMLRDGRKHLSPNSGMPEAAMAGALGIRMGGPAAYGGIVIEKPYIGNVRTEDYSRASAQAITIVKASSVLGIATAIAVLLLKGGA
- a CDS encoding histidine phosphatase family protein produces the protein MVTTLYLIRHGATEGSETKRYKGSIDVPMSEKGIEQIKGTSVFIQNMIQDKKNHESCILHSASSKLSAVYCSPLSRALKSAEIIAEPYDLKPIAIEDLRERSFGIWEGMTFTEIKENYPQEFEAWAGNPLTYSPVDGESTVEVRERTVKAVDSLLSNHNSEHIAIVAHGGVNRIILCHIMGIPLENIFRIEQDFAAVNIIEFWEKYPVVKLLNGAACG
- a CDS encoding cobyric acid synthase, giving the protein MAKSLMIQGTGSGAGKSLLVAALCRIFKDSGVNAAPFKAQNMALNSYITLEGGEIGRAQALQAEAAKIEPTVDMNPILLKASGEAGSQVIIHGKVNSTMKAREYYAFKKEAWKAVTKSFNRLSKKHELIIMEGAGSPAEINLMDVDIVNMSIAKHAKAPVILVGDIDKGGVFASLYGTVKLLGKDSRHIKAYVINKFRGDLSILKPGLEMINEKTGKPVIGVLPYINNIDLPEEDGLSLQSSNSKFKIQNLKSEKIKIKIVILHLQYISNFTDFDPFMHEPDVEIVYSRNPAEIENADMVIIPGSKNTVKDLMFLKESRLDESIKQAFSKGIQIMGMCGGYQMLGKKIYDPHSIESPHKEADGLGLLNIETTFGKEKTTCQIEGELVRSSELGVKSSENTKITGYEIHLGISRGDIGLFKLRRLSSNSSLILDGSMNGNCWGTYIHGIFENDSFRRGIINSIREQRGLSPIDSTIKYSEMKEKAIDNLADIVKQNLDMAFINRIIGL
- the cobU gene encoding bifunctional adenosylcobinamide kinase/adenosylcobinamide-phosphate guanylyltransferase, with amino-acid sequence MITFIIGGARSGKSSFALNLANNYTSAKEGVRGRDEISSTPKKAYIATAQALDDEMRERIEKHKKERPEEWMTFEEPLNITTLIKDIQDQYEVILLDCLTLWLSNLMLNNFDTNKEIESLINALRLTPNAPRMFIVSNEVGMGIVPENELSRRFRDLAGYLNRKVAEIADEAYLVTAGIPIKIK